The Erythrobacter sp. Alg231-14 genome has a segment encoding these proteins:
- a CDS encoding VirB3 family type IV secretion system protein: MTDLVRHPVYRTLTRPQMFFGVTMNFFIINLMVTTIAFLILDSFLMIVVPVVMHIIGYFASLREPRVFDLWITKVSKCPRVPNFRRWGCNSYAP; encoded by the coding sequence ATGACTGATCTTGTCCGCCATCCTGTTTATCGAACGCTGACCCGGCCTCAGATGTTTTTTGGGGTCACGATGAATTTCTTCATCATCAATTTGATGGTGACGACGATCGCGTTCCTGATTCTGGACAGCTTTCTGATGATCGTGGTGCCGGTGGTGATGCACATTATCGGCTATTTTGCTTCGCTGCGCGAACCGCGTGTTTTCGATCTTTGGATCACCAAAGTGTCAAAATGCCCTCGCGTGCCAAATTTTCGTCGGTGGGGCTGCAACAGCTACGCACCTTGA
- a CDS encoding VirB4 family type IV secretion/conjugal transfer ATPase encodes MVNWIGPASWSAREARVGDRLPYERLIDESTVLLRDGSVMSAIQVPGLLFETEDSDALNAHAATREVVLRSTLDARFVLYHHVIRRRVEVELDSEFPDALSRHMDARWKERLAGGSLFINDQFVTLIRRPARGKTGLPERISKFFSRQGKEELEADPKDIRNLKSAVTGLVASLSSYGAAVLGDYEVPGDQGRSNGTNSEMLELLSALYNGEMRPVRRPDPDTDIGHMIPYRRASFGLDAMELSGSGKPDFSAILGLKDYPEATSPGLLDGLLRLPYEMVLTESYAPNERTTARERIDLALRRSRSVDEEAAAERADMMSARDALGNGNVGFGDHHLTVLVRERSLDRLDDATAACSAALADTGAIAVREDTNLEPSFWAQFPGNEEFVVRRALISSANMASFGSFHGFALGQASGNHWGEAVTLLETTSATPFFFNFHHGDLGNFSVIGPSGSGKTVVMNFLAAQAQKFKPRTILFDKDRGAELFIRGIGGRYDRINPGEPTGFNPLALPDTPSNKAFLRDWLGVLLAADGPEELALISAAVDAAYANDASLRRLRHFKELLAGARRPEAGDLADRLSAWIGNSNGDGGEHAWLFDNEHDALDLDTRVLGFDMTQLLENPRLRTPTMMYLFHRIDERLDGEPTMILIDEGWKALDDEVFAARIRDWLKTLRKRNALVGFATQSARDALESRISTALVEQTATMVFMPNSRARVEDYCDGFGLTQHELALIRTLPAHSRCFLVRQPDASVVVRLDLSGAPEVLTILSGREASVRRLDLLREAVGDEPSAWYPALTNRPWPDGAMGDPTATDGNGLPVWQAAE; translated from the coding sequence ATGGTGAATTGGATCGGACCTGCATCGTGGAGCGCAAGGGAAGCGCGCGTTGGCGATCGTCTGCCGTATGAACGGCTGATCGACGAAAGCACCGTCTTGCTGCGCGATGGATCGGTGATGAGCGCGATCCAAGTCCCTGGATTGTTGTTTGAAACGGAAGATTCCGACGCATTGAATGCCCATGCCGCCACGCGCGAAGTGGTGTTGCGATCAACGTTGGATGCGCGATTTGTACTGTACCATCACGTCATTCGTCGCCGGGTCGAAGTGGAATTGGATTCAGAATTTCCAGATGCTTTGTCGCGCCATATGGATGCGCGATGGAAAGAGCGATTGGCCGGCGGATCTTTGTTCATCAACGATCAGTTCGTCACGCTAATCCGCCGCCCTGCGCGCGGAAAAACCGGATTACCGGAACGGATTTCAAAGTTCTTTTCACGTCAGGGCAAAGAAGAACTTGAGGCGGATCCGAAAGATATTCGCAACCTGAAATCGGCGGTCACGGGGCTTGTCGCTTCGCTGTCGTCCTATGGTGCTGCCGTGCTGGGCGATTACGAAGTTCCGGGCGATCAAGGTCGTTCCAATGGGACGAATTCCGAAATGTTGGAGTTGTTGTCCGCGCTGTATAACGGCGAAATGCGCCCCGTGCGACGGCCCGATCCCGACACCGATATTGGCCATATGATCCCCTATCGCCGCGCCAGCTTTGGTCTGGACGCGATGGAATTGAGCGGGTCGGGTAAACCCGATTTTTCCGCCATTTTGGGTCTGAAAGACTATCCAGAAGCTACGTCACCCGGTTTGCTCGATGGGTTGCTTCGCTTGCCGTATGAAATGGTTCTGACCGAGAGCTATGCCCCCAATGAGCGGACGACGGCTCGCGAACGCATTGATTTGGCGCTGCGCCGGTCGCGATCCGTTGATGAAGAGGCCGCGGCAGAACGCGCAGATATGATGAGCGCGCGCGATGCGTTGGGCAATGGTAATGTTGGCTTTGGTGACCACCATTTGACTGTCCTCGTTCGTGAACGATCATTGGATCGTTTGGATGATGCAACGGCCGCCTGTTCCGCAGCATTGGCCGATACCGGCGCGATTGCGGTTCGAGAGGACACCAATCTGGAACCGTCATTCTGGGCACAGTTCCCCGGCAATGAGGAATTTGTGGTGCGACGCGCGCTGATCTCTTCTGCCAATATGGCCAGCTTTGGCAGCTTCCATGGATTTGCACTGGGACAAGCATCGGGCAACCATTGGGGCGAGGCGGTCACGTTGCTTGAAACGACGAGCGCGACGCCATTCTTCTTCAATTTCCACCATGGCGATCTGGGCAATTTCTCTGTGATTGGCCCTTCCGGATCAGGCAAGACCGTGGTCATGAACTTCCTCGCCGCACAGGCGCAGAAATTCAAACCGCGCACCATTTTGTTCGATAAGGATCGCGGCGCAGAATTGTTTATCCGTGGAATTGGCGGTCGATATGATCGGATCAATCCGGGTGAGCCCACCGGCTTCAATCCATTGGCCCTACCGGACACGCCGAGCAACAAGGCGTTCTTGCGCGATTGGTTGGGCGTGCTGCTCGCAGCGGATGGTCCGGAAGAATTGGCATTGATCAGCGCGGCCGTAGACGCCGCCTACGCAAACGATGCGAGCCTGCGCCGACTGCGGCATTTCAAAGAATTGCTGGCCGGCGCTCGACGCCCCGAGGCAGGCGATTTGGCGGATCGGTTGAGCGCGTGGATCGGCAATTCCAATGGCGATGGCGGGGAACACGCTTGGCTGTTTGATAATGAGCACGATGCTTTGGATTTGGATACGCGAGTTTTGGGTTTTGATATGACCCAATTGCTTGAAAATCCGCGACTGCGCACGCCGACAATGATGTATCTCTTCCATCGGATTGACGAACGTCTCGATGGTGAACCGACGATGATCCTTATCGACGAAGGGTGGAAAGCGTTGGATGATGAGGTCTTCGCCGCACGCATTCGTGATTGGCTAAAGACTTTGCGCAAACGCAACGCCTTGGTTGGATTTGCGACCCAATCGGCGCGAGACGCGTTGGAAAGCCGGATATCGACCGCCTTGGTCGAACAGACTGCCACCATGGTCTTCATGCCCAACAGCCGCGCGCGGGTAGAGGATTATTGCGACGGGTTTGGACTGACTCAGCACGAGCTCGCCTTGATCCGCACGTTGCCTGCGCATTCGCGCTGCTTCCTTGTGCGGCAACCCGATGCCAGCGTCGTTGTGCGGTTGGACCTTTCGGGTGCGCCCGAGGTGTTGACGATATTATCCGGCCGCGAAGCGTCGGTGAGGCGGCTTGATCTCTTGCGAGAGGCGGTGGGCGATGAACCGAGCGCATGGTATCCCGCGCTCACCAATCGTCCATGGCCCGATGGCGCGATGGGCGATCCTACAGCAACCGATGGAAACGGTTTGCCTGTTTGGCAGGCTGCCGAATGA
- a CDS encoding TrbC/VirB2 family protein, protein MMSFFRYPLLLIAALLPAAAFAQTNPQAGNATGADPITAALQWMQSILLGPIATSLAVMAVAGVGFMMLTGRMNWRYGGTVIVGVFIIFGAPRLVASIGGF, encoded by the coding sequence ATGATGTCGTTTTTTCGTTACCCTTTGCTTTTGATTGCCGCGCTTTTGCCGGCGGCGGCTTTTGCGCAAACCAACCCACAAGCGGGCAACGCCACCGGCGCCGACCCGATCACAGCAGCACTGCAATGGATGCAGAGCATTTTGTTGGGGCCCATCGCCACCAGCTTGGCCGTTATGGCGGTCGCCGGTGTTGGGTTTATGATGCTGACGGGCCGGATGAATTGGCGATATGGCGGCACCGTGATTGTTGGCGTGTTCATCATCTTCGGTGCTCCACGACTGGTCGCCTCAATCGGCGGGTTTTGA
- a CDS encoding lytic transglycosylase domain-containing protein, which produces MILATASRYGIVIALVLSASIAHADVMVIDDTGARWVAGGPSDVGEVSGENPNESINLAALEIPDRIVGNMAAHASDVPPQYAAKIQELARRFDLSASLLEAVVWQESRWREDAVSHAGARGLAQLMPGTAEYLGVDPDDPMQNLEGGARYLREQLDLFDGDLEKALAAYNAGPGRVLRADGIPNIRETQNYVAAIMGRLADHSRPERSPSGVQ; this is translated from the coding sequence TGGCATAGTCATCGCGTTAGTATTGAGCGCATCGATCGCGCATGCCGATGTGATGGTGATTGACGACACTGGCGCCCGTTGGGTCGCCGGCGGCCCCTCTGACGTGGGCGAAGTCTCCGGTGAGAATCCCAACGAAAGCATCAATCTGGCTGCATTGGAGATTCCCGATCGGATCGTTGGGAATATGGCAGCGCACGCGTCGGACGTTCCCCCGCAATACGCCGCAAAGATTCAAGAATTGGCGCGCCGTTTTGATCTCAGCGCCAGCTTGCTTGAGGCGGTGGTATGGCAAGAAAGCCGTTGGCGCGAAGACGCCGTTTCGCATGCAGGCGCGCGCGGATTGGCGCAGTTGATGCCCGGCACCGCGGAATATCTGGGTGTTGATCCCGATGACCCGATGCAAAATTTGGAGGGCGGCGCGCGTTATCTGCGCGAGCAGCTCGATCTGTTTGACGGGGATTTGGAAAAAGCTCTTGCCGCGTACAATGCTGGCCCAGGCCGAGTCCTGCGCGCCGATGGCATTCCCAATATTCGTGAAACACAAAATTATGTTGCCGCCATCATGGGGCGGTTGGCCGATCATTCTCGCCCTGAACGATCACCATCGGGCGTGCAGTGA